In Rhipicephalus microplus isolate Deutch F79 chromosome 9, USDA_Rmic, whole genome shotgun sequence, one genomic interval encodes:
- the LOC119164715 gene encoding E3 ubiquitin-protein ligase NRDP1, whose product MADSGGRFVYRVRGFGSLVDYKMVEFLRELDALFVCSWCSMVTEKKMKLLSCGHIICEECACQTSVEKCLVDGKTVSRTVEVKWQSHAFYEHRIASEKVRCVNAMLGCEYENKLEQLDYHLRHKCTFHMVPCARCRSGVPYESLLKHNLTCKIESQASSSSSAAKYLLEDFVNARKELDHALESTDSDGVHCELRKAVTSASKMFARLQAQLAMVRTSLLDGTLAPESL is encoded by the coding sequence ATGGCAGACAGCGGAGGACGATTCGTGTATCGTGTGCGCGGCTTTGGCTCCCTTGTCGACTATAAGATGGTCGAGTTTTTACGCGAGCTGGATGCTCTGTTCGTGTGCAGTTGGTGTAGCATGGTTACGGAGAAGAAGATGAAGCTCTTGTCTTGCGGACACATCATCTGCGAAGAATGTGCTTGTCAAACAAGCGTTGAGAAGTGCCTGGTTGACGGTAAAACCGTATCTCGCACCGTAGAAGTGAAGTGGCAATCACATGCATTCTACGAGCACCGCATCGCGAGCGAGAAAGTTcgctgtgtcaatgcgatgcttGGTTGCGAGTACGAAAACAAGCTTGAACAGTTGGATTATCACCTGAGGCATAAGTGCACCTTCCACATGGTCCCGTGCGCCAGATGCAGGAGTGGCGTGCCTTACGAGAGTCTGTTGAAACACAACCTAACGTGCAAGATCGAGTCGCAAGCCTCGTCAAGCTCAAGTGCCGCGAAGTATCTCCTGGAGGACTTCGTTAACGCTCGCAAAGAGCTCGACCATGCTTTAGAATCAACAGATTCTGATGGGGTGCACTGCGAGCTCCGCAAGGCCGTCACATCGGCGAGTAAAATGTTCGCCCGACTTCAAGCTCAACTCGCCATGGTTCGTACCTCTCTTTTGGACGGAACTTTGGCACCAGAATCACTGTGA